The following proteins come from a genomic window of Methanocella conradii HZ254:
- a CDS encoding 30S ribosomal protein S17, with product MEVKAKDIGLNVQAPASACTDPHCPFHGHLSVRGQILDGVVVSAKMDKTVVVQREYLKRNNKYDRYEKRRSKIHAHNPPCINAKEGDKVVIAECRPLSKTKTFVVVEVSR from the coding sequence ATGGAAGTAAAGGCAAAAGACATCGGACTAAACGTCCAGGCACCAGCGTCGGCCTGTACCGATCCGCACTGCCCGTTCCACGGCCACCTGAGCGTCAGGGGCCAGATACTGGACGGCGTGGTCGTATCGGCTAAGATGGATAAGACCGTCGTAGTGCAGCGCGAATACCTAAAGCGCAACAACAAATATGATAGGTATGAGAAGAGGAGGTCAAAGATTCACGCCCACAACCCTCCGTGCATTAACGCAAAGGAGGGCGACAAGGTCGTAATAGCGGAGTGCAGGCCTCTCTCGAAGACTAAGACGTTTGTCGTAGTGGAGGTGTCGAGATGA